One window from the genome of Malus domestica chromosome 01, GDT2T_hap1 encodes:
- the LOC103427919 gene encoding histone H3.2-like isoform X1, translating into MARIKHTAGRKVKKSTPAQTGGSSPASPGNQPAAEDYVIQLFEDSNLCAIHAKRVTLMSSQCHLFKFRRGSSCARLVFTQPRSYPV; encoded by the exons ATGGCGAGAATCAAACACACCGCCGGAAGAAAAGTCAAGAAATCTACTCCCGCACAAActg GAGGAAGCTCTCCGGCCTCACCTGGAAATCAACCG GCAGCAGAGGATTATGTAATTCAGTTGTTTGAAGATTCCAACCTCTGTGCAATTCATGCAAAGCGAGTCACTCTTA TGAGTTCACAATGTCATCTGTTTAAGTTCCGGAGGGGCAGTTCCTGTGCCAGGTTAGTGTTCACGCAGCCGCGTTCTTATCCCGTGTAA
- the LOC103427919 gene encoding histone H3-like centromeric protein CENH3 isoform X3 has product MARIKHTAGRKVKKSTPAQTGGSSPASPGNQPAAEDYVIQLFEDSNLCAIHAKRVTLMKKDFELARQIGGKGRIW; this is encoded by the exons ATGGCGAGAATCAAACACACCGCCGGAAGAAAAGTCAAGAAATCTACTCCCGCACAAActg GAGGAAGCTCTCCGGCCTCACCTGGAAATCAACCG GCAGCAGAGGATTATGTAATTCAGTTGTTTGAAGATTCCAACCTCTGTGCAATTCATGCAAAGCGAGTCACTCTTA tgAAGAAGGATTTTGAGTTGGCTCGTCAGATTGGAGGGAAGGGGAGGATCTGGTGA
- the LOC103414117 gene encoding rhodanese-like domain-containing protein 4, chloroplastic has translation MEALHAASLTPIRSLLGDRKKIPSLPSISVPKFSNPTSLRASQESSSRSFHGGLPLLSSVFNAGFAKALTYEEALGQSVSGGGGDLEVGGVLDNVISFVTDNPAVIAGGFAVLAVPLVLSQVLKPPKPFGVDSARSAYAKLGEDANAQLLDIRPPAEFRQVGTPDVKGLGKKAVSIVYKSEDKPGFLKKLSLKFKEPENTTLFILDKFDGNSELAAELVAVNGFKAAYAIKDGAEGPRGWVNSGLPWTPPPKALSLDFGNLADALSGGVGEGSGALSLSLGVAAATGLGLLAYTEVETILQLLGSAALVQFVSTKLLFAEDRKETLQQVDKFLTTKVAPKDLVDDIKQIGTAFLPVTVSKVLPAPAEPTVEAAAEATPEPNSVPKPEVKAESLPRISKPLSPFPYYPDFKPPASPRPSQP, from the exons ATGGAGGCCCTCCATGCAGCAAGCTTGACCCCCATAagatcacttcttggtgacagAAAAAAAATCCCATCACTGCCCTCCATTTCCGTTCCCAAATTCTCAAATCCCACAAGTTTGAGAGCTTCACAAGAGTCTTCATCTAGGAGTTTCCATGGCGGTTTGCCGCTCTTATCTTCGGTTTTCAATGCCGGGTTTGCCAAGGCTTTGACATATGAGGAAGCATTGGGGCAGTCAGTGAGTGGTGGAGGTGGAGACTTGGAAGTAGGTGGGGTTCTTGACAATGTTATCAGTTTTGTGACTGATAATCCTGCAGTTATAGCTGGCGGTTTTGCGGTTTTGGCGGTTCCATTGGTTCTGTCTCAGGTTCTGAAGCCTCCTAAGCCGTTTGGTGTTGACTCTGCAAGAAGTGCTTATGCAAAATTGGGTGAGGATGCCAATGCTCAGTTGCTTGATATAAGACCTCCCGCGGAGTTTAGGCAGGTTGGTACTCCCGATGTCAAGGGTTTGGGGAAGAAGGCCGTGTCCATTGTTTACAAAAGTGAAGATAAGCCGGGGTTCTTGAAGAAGCTTTCTTTGAAGTTCAAGGAGCCAGAAAATACCACATTGTTCATCCTAGATAA ATTTGATGGGAACTCTGAGCTGGCTGCAGAATTAGTCGCTGTAAATGGGTTCAAAGCTGCTTATGCTATTAAAGATGGTGCGGAAGGACCACGAGGATGGGTG AACAGCGGTCTTCCTTGGACACCACCACCAAAAGCACTGAGTCTTGATTTTGGAAATTTAGCAGATGCTCTTAGCGGTGGAGTTGGA GAGGGATCGGGTGCCTTGTCTCTTTCCCTTGGGGTTGCTGCAGCAACCGGATTGGGTTTATTGGCTTATACTGAG GTAGAAACAATCCTCCAGCTTTTAGGCTCGGCTGCACTAGTTCAGTTTGTGAGCACGAAACTCCTTTTTGCCGAG GATCGAAAAGAAACTCTACAACAAGTTGATAAGTTCTTGACGACGAAGGTTGCCCCAAAGGACCTCGTCGATGACATAAAG CAAATCGGGACAGCTTTTCTGCCAGTAACTGTTAGCAAGGTTCTTCCTGCACCTGCAGAACCAACTGTAGAAGCAGCTGCAGAAGCCACACCGGAACCAAATTCAGTACCAAAACCAGAAGTTAAAGCAGAATCACTTCCCAGGATTTCGAAACCACTTTCCCCATTCCCTTAT TATCCGGATTTCAAGCCTCCGGCATCCCCCAGACCATCGCAGCCCTAG
- the LOC103418990 gene encoding uncharacterized protein → MAKKRERRVAPSAKRGYDRVEPPDQFCGAIRQHTITAFLFFCVAVSTGVLAYRIKYAPTANLADSYPVHERGIVKRDVNYQEILTENGKVSENTSRRHFEYPALAYITPWNSKGYDMAKRFNSKFTHLSPIWYDLKSQGNSLILEGRHNADTGWISEIRIAGDARVLPRVVLEAFPAELLTKKKQRSKAINLLVNECKEMGYDGIVLESWSRWAAFRILHDPSMRNMALQFIKELGDALHGVSLEKNDKQRLQLVYVIGPPQSEKLQPHDFGPKDLRSLDDAVDGFSLMTYDFSGPHNPGPNAPLKWIHSTLWLLLGTDEDCARARRIFLGINFYGNDFLLKGGPGGGAITGRDYLSLLEKHKPQLQWEKNSAEHLFYYSDDENNYHAVFYPSPMSISVRLEVGRYWGCGISIWEIGQGLDFFFDLL, encoded by the exons atggccaagaaaagagagCGCCGAGTCGCCCCGAGTGCGAAACGCGGCTACGATCGAGTCGAACCGCCGGACCAGTTCTGCGGCGCAATCCGGCAGCACACAATCACCGCATTTCTCTTCTTCTGCGTCGCTGTATCGACCGGCGTGCTCGCGTACCGCATCAAATATGCTCCGACGGCGAACCTGGCGGATTCCTACCCCGTCCACGAGCGAGGAATCGTGAAGCGTGATGTGAATTACCAAGAGATCCTCACT GAAAATGGAAAGGTTTCCGAAAATACGAGTAGGAGGCACTTTGAATATCCTGCATTGGCCTACATTACTCCATG GAATTCCAAGGGCTATGATATGGCAAAAAGGTTCAACTCCAAGTTTACTCATTTATCTCCAATTTGGTACGACTTAAAGAG CCAAGGCAATAGCTTAATTCTGGAAGGTAGGCATAATGCTGATACAGGATGGATCTCAGAGATTAGGATTGCAGGCGATGCTAGG GTATTGCCTAGAGTCGTTCTGGAAGCATTTCCAGCAGAGCTCCTTACAAAGAAGAAGCAGAGGAGTAAAGCTATTAATCTTCTAGTGAACGAGTGCAA GGAGATGGGATATGATGGTATTGTACTGGAATCTTGGTCAAGGTGGGCAGCGTTCAGAATTTTGCATGATCCAAGCATGCGGAATATG GCATTGCAGTTTATTAAAGAGCTTGGAGATGCACTACATGGTGTGAGCTTAGAGAAGAATGATAAGCAACGGTTGCAATTAGTCTATGTTATAGGTCCACCACAATCAGAGAAGCTCCAACCGCATGATTTTGGACCAAAAGATCTTCGGAGCTTGGATGATGCTGTGGATGGGTTCTCACTTATGACGTATGATTTCTCTGGGCCCCATAATCCAGGTCCCAATGCACCTTTGAAGTGGATTCATTCCACCCTCTGGCTGCTCCTTGGTACGGATGAAGATTGTGCTCGAGCTCGCAGAATATTTCTTGGCATCAATTTCTACGGCAATGATTTCCTCCTCAAAGGAG GTCCGGGTGGTGGTGCTATCACTGGAAGGGATTACCTGTCCTTGTTGGAGAAGCACAAGCCCCAGTTGCAATGGGAAAAGAACAGTGCAGAACATTTGTTCTATTACTCCGATGATGAAAATAACTACCACGCCGTGTTCTATCCGTCACCAATGTCAATTTCCGTGAGGCTAGAGGTAGGTCGCTACTGGGGATGCGGCATCTCGATATGGGAAATTGGGCAAGGTCTGGATTTCTTTTTCGATCTTCTGTAA
- the LOC103427919 gene encoding histone H3-like centromeric protein CENH3 isoform X2, which yields MARIKHTAGRKVKKSTPAQTGGSSPASPGNQPAAEDYVIQLFEDSNLCAIHAKRVTLMKKDFKRGRTWCDGKCLRP from the exons ATGGCGAGAATCAAACACACCGCCGGAAGAAAAGTCAAGAAATCTACTCCCGCACAAActg GAGGAAGCTCTCCGGCCTCACCTGGAAATCAACCG GCAGCAGAGGATTATGTAATTCAGTTGTTTGAAGATTCCAACCTCTGTGCAATTCATGCAAAGCGAGTCACTCTTA TGaagaaggattttaaaagaggtcgcacttggtgcgatggcaagtgccttcgcccatga